A single window of Thalassoroseus pseudoceratinae DNA harbors:
- a CDS encoding M56 family metallopeptidase, giving the protein MIDPLSTPVATAFAQTLIHFLWQGILIAAGYWIIQRALGARSAHHRYLVALTALGVMAGCPLLTFCFVYSTPAANHVDRESITATSGAISDNSTPLRHNADSTHPTFSHSASIGEKPHPDEDRSAELSLMLMFWLAGVGLSGTRLLASYFSVAWLRWGRTEVDSQLAVRSRYLAERVGLHTARVFTTDRIREAAVVGFWRPVVLLPTSWVAGLPADILEAVIAHELAHIRRHDVWINLVQRIVETLLFYHPAMWWLSNCVRLEREMCCDELAIQATGERKLYAIALERIGRLQLDGSYRLAPSFRGERKMNLLRRVKHVLQIGQPDREPTWLIGVLAVVVPVAFLCALGGIGVTEFQAVAQDREGGRSAEADAGPRRSPEAEAGPRRSAERDRNARGDEEDESRGEADRQLRDFRPQTPREAALLQMIQQLQREMAQLRREVRRPEPGERLDPGERPVRRDSDRDAFWDTETHRLPAGWERSKAGRVFQAYDKNSDGMVVLEEWLSMTNGNINDARRALQTRRFRDAEPSGDGKFMPAEFIWWYKIGRYADVEGGQRDRDGDRPRRGSRDDDAREGDRRDGDRRDREDEKATDRVQRDSDVEKRGPRDGDREKAGPRNGEREKAGPRDRDRD; this is encoded by the coding sequence ATGATCGACCCCCTATCCACTCCCGTCGCCACCGCCTTCGCTCAAACTTTGATTCACTTTCTTTGGCAGGGAATCCTGATCGCAGCCGGTTATTGGATCATCCAACGAGCACTCGGTGCTCGCTCAGCTCATCATCGGTATCTAGTCGCGTTGACGGCTCTTGGGGTGATGGCCGGTTGTCCGCTGCTGACGTTCTGCTTTGTGTACTCAACACCTGCTGCAAACCATGTGGACCGAGAATCAATCACGGCAACGAGTGGCGCGATTTCGGACAATTCCACACCGCTGCGACACAATGCCGACTCGACTCACCCCACGTTTAGTCATTCTGCCTCGATTGGCGAGAAACCGCATCCCGACGAAGACCGTTCGGCCGAGTTATCTTTGATGCTGATGTTTTGGTTAGCCGGCGTTGGGCTCTCCGGAACGCGACTGCTGGCGAGTTATTTCAGTGTCGCATGGCTACGGTGGGGACGAACCGAAGTGGACTCGCAACTTGCAGTTCGTTCGCGGTATTTGGCGGAACGCGTGGGGCTACATACCGCTCGAGTGTTCACAACGGATCGCATTCGTGAGGCGGCAGTCGTCGGGTTTTGGCGACCAGTGGTGCTGCTTCCGACCTCATGGGTCGCTGGCCTCCCCGCTGATATTCTAGAAGCGGTTATTGCCCACGAGTTGGCTCACATTCGACGACATGACGTCTGGATCAACCTGGTTCAGCGAATCGTCGAAACTCTGCTCTTTTATCACCCCGCCATGTGGTGGTTGTCGAATTGCGTGCGACTGGAGCGGGAAATGTGTTGTGATGAATTGGCCATTCAAGCCACCGGCGAACGCAAACTCTACGCGATCGCGTTGGAACGCATTGGACGACTTCAGCTGGATGGTAGTTACCGTCTGGCACCTTCTTTTCGAGGAGAGCGAAAGATGAACTTGTTGCGTCGTGTCAAGCATGTGTTGCAGATCGGTCAACCGGATCGGGAACCGACTTGGCTGATTGGTGTCCTTGCCGTCGTGGTTCCGGTGGCGTTTCTCTGTGCGTTGGGGGGAATTGGTGTCACCGAATTCCAAGCGGTTGCTCAGGACCGGGAAGGCGGACGATCGGCCGAAGCCGACGCCGGTCCACGTCGGTCGCCGGAAGCGGAAGCGGGCCCCCGGCGTTCCGCCGAACGTGACCGAAACGCGAGAGGCGATGAAGAAGACGAGAGTCGTGGCGAAGCTGACCGCCAACTCCGTGACTTCCGCCCACAAACTCCTCGGGAAGCCGCTCTGCTTCAGATGATCCAACAGCTACAACGCGAGATGGCTCAATTGCGACGCGAAGTTCGTCGTCCGGAACCTGGCGAGCGACTAGATCCCGGCGAGCGACCAGTGCGTCGTGACAGCGATCGAGATGCCTTCTGGGATACGGAGACACACCGATTGCCTGCCGGGTGGGAGCGTTCGAAGGCGGGACGCGTTTTCCAAGCCTATGATAAAAACAGTGACGGTATGGTCGTGCTAGAGGAGTGGTTGTCGATGACCAACGGCAACATCAACGATGCTCGTCGAGCACTCCAAACCCGGCGATTCCGGGATGCCGAGCCAAGTGGCGACGGAAAGTTCATGCCCGCTGAGTTCATTTGGTGGTACAAAATCGGTCGCTATGCCGACGTAGAAGGCGGACAGCGAGACCGAGACGGTGATCGTCCTCGACGCGGAAGCCGTGACGATGATGCTCGTGAAGGTGATCGACGGGACGGGGACCGCCGTGATCGCGAAGATGAAAAAGCCACCGACCGCGTGCAACGCGACAGCGATGTTGAGAAACGCGGCCCTCGCGATGGTGACCGCGAAAAAGCCGGACCTCGCAATGGCGAGCGCGAAAAAGCTGGTCCTCGTGATCGAGACCGTGACTAG
- a CDS encoding alpha/beta hydrolase — MKRRRSLKLLMPLLTSCFFVNFAMAAKPVGKRHIYRVVDDRELSLYVTKPDGWKRSDQRPAVVFFHGGGWVGGAPGQFTEHSKYFASRGMVAIQVQYRLLDRKSNDPPTICIEDARAAMIWVRNRADELGIDPQRIASAGGSAGGHLAAFVGMVDHAQDTSAKTVVSSKSNAMLLFNPVFDNGPDGWGQKRVGQRYQEFSPMHNITADDPPAIVFLGSADKLIPVKTVEKFQDEMEKAGNRCEIHIYKNQPHGFFNHGRDGNRWYYETVMASDRFLESLGWLSGEPTLEKPKSK; from the coding sequence ATGAAACGACGACGCTCACTCAAACTTCTGATGCCCCTGCTAACTTCGTGCTTCTTCGTGAACTTCGCGATGGCAGCGAAGCCGGTTGGCAAACGGCATATCTATCGAGTTGTGGATGACCGAGAATTGTCGCTGTATGTGACTAAGCCCGATGGTTGGAAACGGAGTGATCAACGACCGGCGGTGGTATTCTTTCACGGCGGTGGTTGGGTGGGAGGAGCGCCGGGGCAGTTTACCGAACATTCCAAGTACTTCGCTTCCCGTGGAATGGTGGCGATCCAGGTTCAATATCGGTTGCTTGATCGGAAGTCGAATGATCCACCGACCATCTGCATCGAGGATGCTCGTGCTGCAATGATTTGGGTTCGAAACCGAGCCGACGAGTTGGGCATTGATCCCCAACGGATCGCCTCAGCGGGCGGATCGGCAGGCGGACATTTGGCGGCATTCGTTGGGATGGTCGACCATGCTCAAGACACGTCGGCAAAAACCGTTGTCTCGTCGAAATCGAATGCGATGTTGTTGTTTAATCCTGTCTTCGACAACGGACCAGACGGGTGGGGACAGAAACGCGTTGGCCAACGCTACCAAGAATTTTCTCCAATGCACAACATCACGGCCGACGATCCCCCGGCAATTGTGTTTCTCGGTTCAGCCGACAAGCTGATTCCCGTCAAGACGGTCGAGAAGTTTCAAGACGAGATGGAGAAAGCCGGCAATCGCTGTGAGATTCACATATACAAAAACCAACCGCACGGCTTCTTCAATCATGGCCGTGACGGCAATCGGTGGTATTACGAAACCGTGATGGCATCCGATCGGTTTCTGGAATCACTGGGGTGGCTCAGCGGTGAACCAACACTTGAGAAACCCAAGAGCAAGTAA
- a CDS encoding BlaI/MecI/CopY family transcriptional regulator: protein MPRHRQSTPTDVELEILHVLWEHQPMTVREVVDVLNQTRPRAYTSILSMLNVMFEKGLVQRELQGRAHLYRAQKSKERTLGTVVKDLLGRAFQGSTTSLITHVLEQSKPSAEELEEIRRAIEDWQEGEE, encoded by the coding sequence ATGCCGCGTCACCGACAGTCAACGCCCACCGATGTCGAGTTGGAAATTCTGCACGTTCTCTGGGAACACCAACCGATGACCGTGCGGGAGGTCGTCGATGTGCTGAATCAAACGCGACCGCGGGCATACACATCGATCCTCAGCATGTTGAACGTCATGTTTGAGAAAGGGCTCGTTCAACGGGAACTGCAAGGGCGTGCTCACCTCTATCGCGCTCAGAAATCGAAGGAGCGCACGCTGGGAACGGTCGTCAAGGATTTGCTCGGGCGGGCATTCCAGGGTTCGACGACATCGTTGATCACACACGTTTTGGAACAGTCGAAACCGTCTGCCGAAGAACTTGAAGAGATTCGGCGAGCTATCGAAGACTGGCAGGAGGGTGAAGAATGA
- a CDS encoding ADP-ribosylglycohydrolase family protein produces the protein MSTTPRMRARLALDGLSVGDAFGQQFFYPGTLETATRDNLPPSPWNYTDDTEMAISVVQTLEQHGEIDQDSLAERFASRYAVNPYRSYGAGAQQLLRRINDGVSWQHESRAMFGGSGSYGNGAAMRVAPLGAWFADDVDATVRQARLSAEVTHTHAEGIAGAIAVALAAGWTTRRSMDSRKPSGSELLPWILSQLEPSEVRTRLEWASFYALDTWPFTVASQVGCGEQISAQDTVPFCLWMAAAFIDDYSEAMWITARIGGDIDTNCAIIGGIVAMNTGREGIPAEWMSARESLRW, from the coding sequence ATGTCGACAACTCCTAGAATGCGGGCTCGGTTGGCGTTGGATGGGCTATCTGTGGGAGATGCGTTTGGCCAACAGTTCTTTTACCCCGGAACGCTGGAAACCGCCACACGCGACAATCTTCCACCATCGCCCTGGAATTATACGGACGACACCGAAATGGCGATTTCGGTGGTGCAGACGCTTGAGCAGCATGGAGAGATTGATCAGGACTCACTGGCCGAGCGTTTTGCGAGTCGATATGCGGTGAATCCGTATCGGTCCTACGGTGCCGGAGCCCAACAACTTCTTCGCCGAATCAACGATGGTGTCTCGTGGCAGCATGAGAGTCGCGCCATGTTCGGCGGGTCGGGGTCCTATGGAAACGGTGCCGCGATGCGGGTTGCTCCGCTTGGGGCTTGGTTTGCCGACGATGTCGACGCCACCGTTCGACAAGCCCGATTGTCCGCGGAAGTCACGCATACTCACGCGGAAGGTATCGCCGGTGCGATTGCAGTGGCTCTCGCTGCTGGTTGGACAACACGCCGGTCTATGGACAGTCGAAAACCAAGCGGAAGCGAATTGCTGCCTTGGATTCTCTCGCAACTCGAGCCATCGGAGGTGCGGACACGACTGGAATGGGCCAGTTTCTACGCATTGGACACATGGCCATTCACAGTGGCATCGCAAGTTGGATGTGGCGAGCAAATCAGTGCTCAGGACACCGTTCCGTTTTGCCTTTGGATGGCAGCGGCCTTCATCGACGACTATTCCGAAGCGATGTGGATAACTGCACGAATCGGCGGAGACATTGATACCAATTGCGCGATCATCGGCGGAATCGTCGCGATGAACACTGGCCGTGAAGGCATCCCGGCGGAGTGGATGTCCGCACGGGAAAGTCTTCGCTGGTGA
- a CDS encoding DUF1501 domain-containing protein, protein MLSIPTSSDRVGQFCDGVSRRNFLRIGTLGLGALTLPQLLRAESVTGSSRPKSVIMIYLVGGPPHQDMFDLKPEAPKEIAGPWRPIETNVPGIEICEAFPKMARMMDKFVPIRSIVGSQSGHDAIQVFNGFDPKQAKPSGGWPQFGSAAAKVLGGGETTSPPFVSLCYPCTHGPYNEPGPGFLGPAANPFRPTGPTRKDMVLNGITLDRLADRRALLSNVDNFRRTADSSGMMDGLDAYTEQAMGLLTSSKLADALDLSKEDPKNVERYGTGDPTKFIDSNGAPRVPQSMLIARRLIEAGVRIVTLNYSKWDWHGGKNNSIFKREAEDFPIFDQCVSSLVTDLHDRGLAEDCTVIIWGEFGRTPKISAQVGRDHWPRVNSALMAGGGMQTGQVIGATDRLGGEAVSRPVTFPMIYSTLYHNLGIDSQTTTLTDLNGRPQYLVDGNARPLPELV, encoded by the coding sequence ATGCTCTCTATTCCCACCTCGTCGGATCGTGTTGGTCAATTCTGCGATGGCGTTTCGCGGCGAAACTTTCTTCGCATCGGCACTTTGGGACTCGGTGCATTGACACTGCCGCAGTTACTACGGGCGGAATCGGTTACCGGATCGTCGCGACCAAAGTCGGTCATCATGATTTACCTAGTCGGTGGGCCGCCACATCAGGATATGTTCGATCTCAAACCGGAAGCACCGAAGGAGATTGCCGGCCCGTGGCGACCGATCGAAACCAATGTTCCGGGAATTGAAATCTGCGAAGCGTTCCCGAAGATGGCCCGAATGATGGACAAGTTCGTGCCGATTCGTTCCATCGTGGGATCGCAAAGCGGTCACGACGCAATCCAAGTTTTCAACGGCTTCGATCCTAAGCAGGCCAAACCATCCGGCGGTTGGCCGCAATTTGGTTCAGCCGCTGCGAAAGTCCTGGGCGGTGGCGAAACAACATCACCACCGTTTGTGAGTCTCTGCTACCCATGTACGCACGGGCCTTACAACGAACCCGGCCCCGGTTTCCTCGGACCGGCAGCCAATCCATTCCGCCCGACCGGACCCACGCGAAAGGATATGGTGCTCAACGGGATCACACTCGATCGGCTTGCGGACCGTCGGGCTCTTCTTTCCAACGTCGACAACTTTCGCCGAACCGCTGACTCATCGGGAATGATGGACGGTCTCGATGCCTACACCGAACAAGCGATGGGCCTGCTGACATCTTCCAAGCTCGCGGATGCGTTGGATCTTTCCAAAGAAGATCCCAAAAACGTGGAACGCTACGGCACGGGAGACCCGACGAAATTCATCGACAGCAACGGTGCCCCACGAGTGCCACAAAGCATGCTGATTGCCCGCCGATTGATCGAGGCTGGCGTGCGAATCGTCACACTCAACTACAGTAAATGGGATTGGCACGGCGGGAAGAATAATTCTATCTTCAAACGAGAAGCCGAAGATTTCCCGATTTTCGATCAGTGTGTGAGTTCGTTGGTGACCGATCTCCATGACCGTGGTTTGGCGGAAGATTGCACGGTCATCATTTGGGGCGAGTTCGGGCGAACTCCAAAGATCAGTGCCCAAGTCGGCCGCGACCATTGGCCACGCGTCAACAGTGCACTGATGGCCGGTGGCGGCATGCAGACCGGACAGGTAATCGGCGCGACCGATCGACTCGGGGGCGAGGCGGTGTCTCGTCCGGTCACGTTCCCCATGATTTATTCCACCCTGTATCACAACTTGGGAATCGACAGCCAAACAACCACCCTCACCGACCTCAATGGTCGACCACAATACCTGGTTGACGGCAATGCCCGCCCGCTTCCCGAATTAGTGTGA
- a CDS encoding DUF1501 domain-containing protein — MTHHRTNRRQFLTSSGLGAGAVALNSLLASEPSTPSDAKRPYHPPTADRVIFLFMAGGPSQVDTFDPKPELDRLAGKDVPESIAANVPKIKRAGLKNLMKSPWSFHQHGESGLSVSTLFPQVAQHADDLCVIRSMTHRNPVHGPGECVALTGSANGERPSLGAWSVYGLGRATDNLPAFVTMNLHSDGMQYPQAAGWKTGFLPARFQGTVVDPSRGIQHVQMPNGTTPNQRRKELDVIEKLNRQFARSTGGHSELEARIHSYEMAFRMQSATPELFDIGGETRETHELYGLANKSSATVGRGCLLARRMIERGVRFVQVRVGGWDAHGNIQGNHERMAARTDQPVAALLDDLRRRGLLDRTLVVWGGEFGRTPTMEGRGKGRDHSPAAYCCWLAGGGVRGGQTIGQTDALGYTVSERPVTPQDFHATILHALGLNSDHLVFNHHGLRETPLGVVGGGPVLEAFL; from the coding sequence ATGACCCACCATCGAACCAATCGACGGCAATTTCTGACTTCATCCGGCTTGGGTGCGGGAGCAGTCGCGTTGAATTCGTTGCTCGCCAGCGAACCATCGACGCCGTCCGACGCAAAGCGTCCGTATCATCCGCCGACTGCGGATCGAGTCATTTTTCTATTCATGGCGGGTGGCCCGAGCCAAGTCGACACGTTCGATCCCAAGCCTGAACTCGACCGCCTCGCCGGCAAAGATGTGCCGGAATCGATCGCGGCAAACGTGCCCAAAATCAAACGGGCTGGACTGAAAAACCTGATGAAGTCGCCGTGGAGTTTCCATCAGCACGGTGAATCGGGACTCTCTGTTTCGACACTGTTCCCCCAAGTTGCGCAACATGCGGATGATCTTTGTGTAATCCGTTCAATGACGCATCGAAACCCGGTTCACGGTCCTGGCGAATGCGTCGCACTCACGGGATCGGCCAACGGCGAACGACCAAGTCTGGGAGCCTGGTCCGTGTACGGTCTCGGTCGGGCTACCGACAATCTGCCCGCATTCGTCACGATGAACCTTCACAGTGATGGCATGCAATACCCGCAGGCAGCAGGTTGGAAAACGGGATTTCTCCCCGCACGGTTTCAAGGAACCGTTGTTGATCCCAGTCGCGGAATTCAGCACGTGCAGATGCCAAACGGAACCACGCCAAATCAACGTCGCAAAGAGTTGGACGTCATCGAAAAATTGAATCGACAGTTCGCACGTTCAACGGGTGGGCACAGTGAACTGGAAGCCCGAATTCATAGTTACGAAATGGCGTTTCGGATGCAGTCAGCCACGCCGGAACTGTTCGACATTGGCGGTGAAACACGCGAGACGCACGAACTCTACGGGCTTGCGAACAAGAGTTCGGCTACCGTCGGACGTGGCTGCCTGCTCGCCCGTCGGATGATCGAACGCGGTGTGCGTTTCGTGCAAGTTCGCGTGGGCGGATGGGACGCCCACGGAAACATCCAGGGCAACCACGAACGGATGGCCGCACGCACAGACCAACCGGTCGCCGCATTGCTGGACGATCTGCGTCGCCGCGGTTTGTTGGATCGCACGCTGGTCGTTTGGGGTGGCGAATTCGGTCGCACGCCGACCATGGAAGGACGTGGAAAAGGACGCGATCACTCCCCCGCCGCGTACTGTTGTTGGCTCGCCGGAGGTGGTGTGCGTGGGGGGCAAACCATCGGGCAAACTGATGCCCTCGGCTATACCGTTTCCGAACGCCCCGTGACTCCGCAGGATTTTCACGCCACGATTCTCCACGCACTCGGACTTAACTCCGATCATCTTGTCTTCAACCATCACGGACTACGCGAAACCCCACTCGGCGTTGTCGGTGGTGGCCCCGTCTTGGAAGCATTTCTCTAA
- a CDS encoding PSD1 and planctomycete cytochrome C domain-containing protein, protein MAEAADWQRTELAREQFVISGTEARSNPLKQRLDAPVDANEIFVRYRLRYDGRTLDTPPNDEGEFFVLWLDDVDGGNANNHSGGVPNIGVHVSGSKNRFMVRYASNVERYAAELQGDREFLLVARLWKSNPGPKQPFDQLDLWVNPAAHAEKSPDASTQSARAIHRVSWIGFSTGRKTEPEDRIVVGDIKLAKTWHEILDLPAPIVLPPAMAESAIHPTVSFHNDIMPLLEARCFACHSGDEPDSGVRLDVWDEVINQTTPRNAHASRLFDVVKTGEMPPDESLSDAELHTLQAWIDEGVAWDEDELPTPTPKSTHWAFQPIQRPSVPTVQNTNWVRTPVDAFIARRHEQLGIQPAPEASPEILARRLTLDLTGLPPSSFATTMTVDDLLAHPAYGERWGRHWLDVARWAESNGHQHNRDRPHAWRYRDWVVKAFNTNMPFDRFVREQLAGDELANEGNDKIVATGFLSAARYSGNELDKEIQRNDILVDITNTTAKAFLGLTMECCQCHTHKFDPISIRDYYRFQAFFAKGQPGNVVLVEDESTRTLIDERWQIFNAVHDRLVNVKRKQGHPEPIYILPKNVVKAMKPAEKSRFQQLEQQIAKFPQSWSFYPYVSGATQLAVAPHEMRWPLPHKPATPGSVRTHMLIRGDVKSKGPRVQAGWPAVFGPTPDDVSGSRLRLADWMTDAEHPLTARVWANRIWQWHFGRGLVETSGDFGTQGTEPSHPELLDYLASELIESGWDTNHLHRLIVNSSTYRQSSTISEANVAIDPENHAIWRWTPRRLESEAIRDSILAASGLLDRQAGGPSVPASSTRRSLYLRQKRNSFPAQQTLFDGATALVSCTRRETSTTPIQPLWLLNSSFAQEAASALAKRAGSVATAFEICFGRTPQTTELQPLQELADEYGLSSACLALLNSSEFLYIP, encoded by the coding sequence ATGGCCGAAGCCGCGGACTGGCAGAGAACGGAATTGGCCCGCGAACAGTTTGTCATCTCAGGAACGGAAGCCCGTAGCAATCCCCTCAAGCAACGACTCGATGCTCCCGTCGATGCGAATGAAATCTTCGTGCGGTATCGGCTCCGCTATGATGGTCGAACTCTCGACACGCCACCGAACGACGAAGGCGAATTCTTCGTGCTTTGGTTGGACGACGTGGACGGCGGCAATGCGAATAACCACAGCGGCGGTGTCCCCAATATTGGGGTGCATGTTTCAGGATCGAAGAATCGATTCATGGTGCGATACGCATCCAACGTCGAACGCTACGCAGCGGAACTCCAGGGCGACCGCGAATTCCTTCTGGTGGCTCGATTGTGGAAATCGAATCCTGGGCCAAAACAACCATTCGATCAATTGGATTTGTGGGTCAATCCTGCCGCCCATGCCGAGAAGTCTCCTGATGCCTCCACACAATCTGCGCGTGCCATCCATCGGGTAAGTTGGATCGGCTTCTCCACCGGTCGGAAGACCGAGCCCGAAGATCGCATCGTGGTAGGAGATATCAAGCTAGCGAAGACATGGCACGAAATTCTCGATCTCCCTGCACCGATTGTGCTGCCACCGGCGATGGCGGAGTCGGCGATTCATCCGACCGTCTCCTTTCACAACGACATCATGCCACTCTTAGAAGCACGCTGTTTCGCATGCCACTCGGGAGACGAACCAGACTCGGGCGTGCGGTTGGATGTGTGGGACGAAGTCATCAACCAAACCACGCCGCGGAATGCCCATGCCAGCCGTTTGTTTGATGTCGTTAAGACTGGTGAGATGCCGCCGGATGAATCGTTGTCCGATGCAGAGCTGCACACCCTTCAAGCATGGATTGATGAAGGCGTGGCCTGGGATGAAGACGAACTTCCCACACCGACACCAAAATCGACCCATTGGGCATTCCAGCCGATTCAACGTCCGTCGGTTCCAACCGTTCAAAACACGAATTGGGTGAGAACACCGGTGGATGCGTTTATCGCACGGCGACACGAGCAACTCGGCATTCAGCCCGCACCGGAAGCATCACCAGAGATTCTCGCACGTCGGTTGACGCTCGATCTCACCGGTCTTCCACCGTCGTCATTTGCAACCACGATGACCGTCGACGATTTGCTCGCCCATCCCGCCTACGGAGAGCGGTGGGGACGGCATTGGTTGGATGTCGCACGTTGGGCGGAAAGCAACGGCCATCAGCACAACCGAGATCGGCCGCACGCGTGGCGATATCGTGATTGGGTCGTGAAGGCGTTCAATACCAATATGCCGTTCGATCGCTTCGTCCGCGAGCAACTCGCCGGGGACGAACTTGCCAACGAGGGCAACGACAAGATTGTCGCGACCGGCTTTCTTTCGGCTGCTCGTTACAGCGGAAACGAGTTGGACAAAGAGATTCAACGAAACGATATTCTCGTCGATATCACCAACACAACGGCCAAGGCGTTTCTCGGACTCACGATGGAATGCTGCCAATGTCATACGCACAAATTCGATCCGATCTCAATTCGAGATTACTACCGCTTCCAAGCATTCTTCGCGAAGGGTCAGCCTGGAAATGTCGTGTTGGTTGAGGATGAATCGACACGAACTCTCATCGACGAACGCTGGCAAATTTTCAACGCCGTTCACGATCGGCTGGTGAACGTCAAACGGAAACAGGGCCATCCGGAACCGATTTATATTCTGCCGAAGAACGTCGTAAAGGCGATGAAGCCGGCGGAAAAATCCCGGTTTCAGCAGTTGGAACAACAAATCGCGAAGTTTCCGCAAAGCTGGAGTTTCTATCCCTACGTCAGTGGGGCCACTCAATTGGCAGTTGCTCCGCACGAGATGCGTTGGCCGTTGCCGCACAAACCTGCGACTCCCGGATCGGTACGCACGCACATGCTGATTCGGGGTGATGTCAAATCGAAGGGTCCACGAGTTCAAGCGGGATGGCCCGCCGTCTTCGGACCAACGCCGGATGATGTCAGTGGTTCTCGACTGCGGTTGGCCGATTGGATGACCGATGCTGAACATCCACTAACTGCGCGAGTCTGGGCCAATCGGATTTGGCAATGGCATTTCGGTCGGGGGCTCGTTGAAACCAGCGGTGATTTCGGCACGCAAGGCACCGAACCATCGCATCCGGAATTGCTGGATTATTTGGCGAGTGAATTGATCGAAAGCGGCTGGGACACAAATCATCTTCACCGCTTGATCGTGAACTCGTCGACGTATCGGCAGTCATCAACTATCTCGGAGGCGAATGTCGCGATCGATCCGGAAAACCACGCGATCTGGCGATGGACACCGCGACGATTGGAGAGCGAAGCCATCCGCGATTCGATTCTTGCGGCCAGTGGTCTGCTCGATCGACAAGCCGGTGGGCCGAGTGTTCCCGCGTCATCCACTCGACGCAGCTTGTACCTCCGCCAAAAACGGAACAGTTTTCCAGCACAGCAAACCCTCTTCGACGGCGCCACAGCTCTTGTGAGTTGTACCCGACGGGAGACGTCAACAACACCGATTCAACCTTTGTGGCTTTTGAATAGTTCCTTCGCTCAAGAAGCCGCGTCAGCGTTGGCGAAGCGAGCCGGTTCCGTAGCGACCGCGTTTGAGATTTGCTTCGGACGGACTCCACAAACGACGGAACTGCAACCGCTGCAAGAACTCGCCGACGAATACGGTTTGAGCAGTGCATGTTTGGCGTTACTGAACTCCAGCGAATTCCTGTATATCCCATGA